ACTACGCCCAGTTGACCAACATCATGCTGGAAGCTTcgggtaaataataaattctttaattaaataagaCGATTGTTTTTGTAATGTCATCTTTTTGTATAGTGGACTTCCCAACCATGTCTGCTCACCAACAGCTGACGGAATTCGTGACGCCACCAGTCAAAAGCACTCTGGGCTTTGACGAAATTTTCCTCATCAATTTGGAGCGCCGTCCGGAGCGTCGACAACGCATGGAATGGTCCCTCAATCAGCTGGGCCTTCAACACAAATTGATCAACGCCGTCGACGGAAAGTAAGATTAAAGCcttatattaaataaatataatctCGGGCCTGTCACTGGCAGTTATTCACGCCAGGGtggagtaggaggaggatAGAACATGTATTACATTAATGTTTTTACACCGCGTCGATTGGTGCAAAAacagagggggaaaaaagcaGCTGGGGACACAAGATCATGTCGATAAAACAATCGGGTTTGCTGACATCCATAAGggaacacaaaagagagagaaatgtgcGCACCGAAACGTGAAAcgacattttttggttgttgtggGTGACTAAATATTGATATAGAACGCGATTGGTTGGTTCTAGACGCTTTAACCAACTTGTTTAGCTCGACAGTGTGAagcctcttcttttttccaacccatttgtttattttgtgtgcgtgtgtgtacgGACAAAGTCCCGCGAGCGTTTTCACTCTTGGAGGCGTTCGCTCTGATCGGCGACAACGGGCGGGTCGCGTTGGCGTGACGGTCCATCGTTGGCTGCCGGACCGCCGTTGCTGTTTGTCCGATTGATTTTCGGTTGGCTGAAGCGAATGGAGCGACGCGTTTGAACCTGCGACGGCAGATTGTGCATGGTTGACTGGGCCATTGAATTGTTGCCCAGCAGGAGACTGCGATTAAAATGAACCATGGTCCCGTCGTCTTCGGGTCCGCCGCCGCCCGTTTCGCCCCACCATCGGCAGCGGGGGAAGCATTTCGACAACAGCTGGTAGCGCATCCGGTGGAAAGCTACTTTAAAGTCTTTCATGCGGGCCGTGTAGATAATGGGATcgagaaaagatttcaaaacGATCAAACAGTTGACGGTGATGCCGATGGGCAGAGTCACAATAGGATCGAGACTCTCGAACGTCACGATGCAATCCTTGCAGTAAACGATGAACCAAATCACGGCCGGCATCCAGCCCAGGATGAACGTGCCGACGATGAGCAGAGTAGTGATGATGGcctgtcatttgttttcaacGTTTATTATTAACTACTTTTAAATGgcttattattttgattgagTTTGTGGTGGGTTACCTTGACGTTTCGGTTGACGGCGTTGTTGCTATGATCGATACTCTCCGAGTTGGTCGAGGCGGAAGCTGGATTACGTTGGCGGTGGAGCGACGGCTTATTTCCAACGGTGGGAAAACGTCTGGCGGATGAAACGGATGACTGGTGATGCGAATGGTAGCGCAGACTAGTAGCCGATCCAGCTGCTGTTTCGACTGTGACGGTCGTGCTGTGTCCTCCACCCGCCGTTGTTGAGGAGATGGGCGTCGCGTGTCGAGAGCCGTGCTGGATCAAGGCCCTCCGATTGGCCTGGTGACgtcggatgatgatgaaaatgtgGCCGTAGATGAAGATCATGAAGATGAGTGgagcgaaaaagaaactggcgTATTGTCCACGAAAGCGCAGCTCTCGGATGAAATCCGTTTTGCATCtctgagactttttttttgaatcgaTCGCGTTTTTAATCATCACctgtttttaattgaatttgattttttaaatttttacctgaAATCCTTGATTCTCAATCGATGAGAAGTAAGCGAAAAGGGCAGCGTTCGGGACTATCCACAGGATGGCCATGCAGAAGCTGGCAGTCCGTTTGGTCATGATGGCTATAATAGAGATATAGATTGGGGATGGATAACACAAACAAAGCAATATGCGCCGAGTCGTCAATATTAGCTCGCCATTTGTTATCTTGGACTATATACGATATAGCAGAAGAGTACACACAATAACCAGCCTGTCCATCTCTTTTCTACACAAACATGGCGCTGGTGTTTAGGATAGGAAATGACCAATCAGACAATCAGTGGCCATCATCAAAGGCCCTCATCATAAAAGAGGAcgttcatttctatttttctttttgtacgTGATTATACCGGCGTAGTGAAGCGGCCGGGCGATGCCGATGTAGTGGTTGACGGCCAGAGCTAATAGGTGGAAAACGGTGACGATGACAGCCGCCAGTCGGATGGCTTCCATGGCCAGCATGCTGCAAGGGCCCCAGTCCGGTATGTCAAGGTTGTACACTTTGGGCagtaaacttgaaaaaatagCCAAATTGATCATTGGTTAATTTTGGTATGGTATGGGACTGACTACACATTTATACGATTCTCGTGTGCAATTGATTgacaatatttttcatttatttcttgacGGTCTGCctattgattttttctgcGACCCCCCACTGCGTATATTTTGGTGCCTGGATAGATGATGGGGCGTGGTTGATTACTCCCCAACGCCATAAAGTGTCAAAACTGTTTATGTGGTCGCTCTGACATCGTACTGTAGGGCCCACGCGATCAGTGTTTGTCAACAGGCCCAGCAGCTGCAGATAGCACTTGTAACACTCATCTTTCTAGTCGTCTATTATATATGACGTGTATTGAGTTCGTCATGTTGTCTTATTCATCACAAGTGTCGATTTCCCGCTGGGTTTTCAGCTGTTTACTCTATCGACGTTTCACACACTTTTCTcacaaatctctttttctcctacCAACTTTGTTAGTTGATATTTCAGAGCCGAAAGTGCAGTGCTTTGCCCATCTATAAATAGAATTCGCCGAAGGAAAGATCCGACATCAATTTCCAGAGCCAAAGAAAATGCCACCATTTATACTAGTCGAATGAAACAGAGAAGATGTAGACGGTAGCGTTACAACTTGTGATTGGGtcgtttccttttcccccCGGAGGACAAGCATCCATCTGGATCGTACtgtaccttttttctctctacgcACTCGCTGATGTATTAGCACGTAAACGAGACAATCGATCGCATTGGGGGGACTTGTTACGTGTATTATATTTAGACCGCAGTCTGTCTAGATACCTTTTCGTGCGTACTGTCCGTTTCATGTGAGTTTGTGTACAAGTTAGATGTCTCTCATCCCCCCCTATGTGTAACAATAGGATTGTCGTTGGAGCGAAATGCCATCCAGCTGCgcgttcttgttttttccatcAAAATCTAATTCTCCGGTCGCGAATCGCTAGGCTTTTGGCGGTCAAACGTCATCGTGTGCGGCTACCGGAAAGAAACACGCAACCcctaaaaaagaatgaaacaaaGCCCAAATCCTACATGTAAGATGAAGTATaaccttcattttcttttgacgtcGAGTGGGGAGGTTGTGcgtctcttttgttgtgtCCTAATGGATCCCTCGGAAATATTTTTGGCCCTCCCGTATCTCTTTCCCATTTGGGCTAGCGGGAgtagatggaagaagaagacatgtTCTATTAATTGGACGATCGTTCGATTCATCCTCTGGCACACTAATGGAATCAATATTCTCACTTCTCGTGTTTCTCTCCGTCCATTCTTTGCGTCATTTTCTACTTTGTCCCATGTCAACGAGCTGGATAGAAGAAAGTGCCATCCAGACTCGTCATAATGAGCGTCTCGTTAGATCCGCTGTCCCAAGGTTGAACGTATTTCAATCCCATCGCCATATTAAATAGACTTAAATTCTACAGTCTGGAGAGTTGAACGATATCACCATGGATATCACAGGTATTGAGTTGCATCAAAGCCAACAACCTCGATTCGTGACGTAAAACTTAACCATGGAGATTCTCCATGATTAAGTTTCCATTGGAGATCCATCCATTGGAGCAACTTTCATGAGACGGACAAATGAGCGTCGAATGAAATCGATGATGTTTACCTGTTGAAAACGAGTCCCAGTCCGACGGTGAGTGAGGCGACGGCGTCAGCAGCGGCCAGACTCAAACTAAAGTACATGGTCGGCGTGAGCGGGCGGCGCATCCACCTGGCCGCCACGACGATGAAGACGTTGAGCAGAAACGTCAGAGCGCAGAAGAAGATCAAAACGGGCGTCCACGTCTGGTAGATTTCCGTAATGTTTTGCGTCGACGACGAGTCCCGGCCATCATCGTCCGCCTGAACGACTCGGCTCTCGTCGTCCAGCGCGTTGCTGTTGCAGTTGCCAATGCCGTGACTGCCGTTGAACCACAAGCACGGCCAAATCTCGCCGTCTCCATTTTCCAGTCCGGTGGCCGGCGAGGCCGAAGACGACCACATCACTGATGCCCCACTcaaatgttttaattcaacTCTGGGCGACGTGACATGACGTGGGCGGCGGAATTCACTTTTCCACGCTCATAATGAACGACTTGATGGGCGACCTTTCAACAATCAACTGATTGGCCTATTAAGAGAAAAGTGAAGTTGCTGGCGCTTGGCTGGAAACCTGTCCGACTATTGACGGTTcctcccgctgctgctggatgttgCCCGCGCTCCTATATTTGTCCGCCTACACTCTCAGTGGCACAATCTTGCCAGGCTGGACTCTCGACTGGGCGGGAACATTTAATATTCCATGGCGTGGGGAGGGGATGCTGAATAGACGCGCATGCCCGACGCCTTTTCTCAtcgtagaaaataaaaaagttgatcgcattttcttttttttaaaattactagAGAACAGGCCggtctataaatatatatttccaatctatatagctgctgctgtgcgtACGCGGATAATGTAAGCCCTTTCACTTGTGTGTTCTATGTAGACAAAGGCTGACCGCCCACCGTGCTGCCCGCGTCTCCTTTTTGACTAATAGCTTTTACATCTTGGCGGATAGGTTCTATAATCTAACAATTTTTTGGATGTGTTGGGCATGTCAAAGTCTTCTGTTTTTGGGCATCGGCGGCCCCGTCATCGCAATTCGC
This window of the Daphnia pulex isolate KAP4 chromosome 5, ASM2113471v1 genome carries:
- the LOC124194931 gene encoding 5-hydroxytryptamine receptor 1B-like — encoded protein: MWSSSASPATGLENGDGEIWPCLWFNGSHGIGNCNSNALDDESRVVQADDDGRDSSSTQNITEIYQTWTPVLIFFCALTFLLNVFIVVAARWMRRPLTPTMYFSLSLAAADAVASLTVGLGLVFNSLLPKVYNLDIPDWGPCSMLAMEAIRLAAVIVTVFHLLALAVNHYIGIARPLHYAAIMTKRTASFCMAILWIVPNAALFAYFSSIENQGFQSQRCKTDFIRELRFRGQYASFFFAPLIFMIFIYGHIFIIIRRHQANRRALIQHGSRHATPISSTTAGGGHSTTVTVETAAGSATSLRYHSHHQSSVSSARRFPTVGNKPSLHRQRNPASASTNSESIDHSNNAVNRNVKAIITTLLIVGTFILGWMPAVIWFIVYCKDCIVTFESLDPIVTLPIGITVNCLIVLKSFLDPIIYTARMKDFKVAFHRMRYQLLSKCFPRCRWWGETGGGGPEDDGTMVHFNRSLLLGNNSMAQSTMHNLPSQVQTRRSIRFSQPKINRTNSNGGPAANDGPSRQRDPPVVADQSERLQE